The stretch of DNA ttgaaaaaaaaagcaaacttatttacaaatacaattttttttaacaaaaaaatgaccAACGCTAAACTACAGAGCTACGCTGTGGTCCAAAAACTATAGAGAgctcataaataaatgaagcaaaCTATGTATGGTTATCATCGCTTTGAAatctcaaagacaaaacaaaggcGTTCTtcgaaaacaaaaagaaatatatttaattgcaggcagccatcatcatcatcctcatcatcatcctcaaTGTCACAGAGAAGCCAGTaggtaaagttaaaaaaatacaactttgtaTGTACATAGAAAAGGGTTGGTTTTGCAAAGCttataaaaataactataaCACAAACAACAGCTAGTCTCAGGTTGAAGGAGAAGTGGGGGGTGGCAGGCAGCTGAGAGGACACATGTGATCGATCCGAGTGCAGTGAAGTTCAGCAACAGGAACTGGACCAGCATGTGTTTGGCTTCAGGGGATTCATCTCCAACCTAACTGTAAACTCCTTCATGCTCGAAAGGTTCCTGTAGCTGcacataaatttaatttattgagtttttaCTAACTAATTCattgaaaattaatattttttttgcaagaaaaagtcaaaacagtCCTAAATGAGGTTAGTAGTACTTCATTTTACTGTAGGATTGTTccacaacttgttttttttacaaaccgTAAAGTTGTAAACAGGTTGTTCTGCTTCAGTTTGTGGCGGTAACGATCTGTAGATTTAACTGAGATGAGAAAGTCGATGCCCTTATACAGATTTCGCAGAGATGCACCGATCGAGTTGGAATCGGCCAATATTTCCCCAATAAGCTCTGATCAGCAGATCTGATCTATTCTTTAAGTCAAAACATAGAACTTTTTTGGTTGAAAAATGATTAACCACAAACATGTCATTTGTAGTTTAGCAataattaaattacacattttcacttttatgttttaaaaataaataaattggtcAAAATCTGATGGCCAGGAAGAGTCTGACCAGTGCATCTCTAATGTTAACCATtttgataaaaatcacaacaaaacaacaagttGCAACACAAACCGCAAATcctactgcaaaaacacaaaattgtaaGTATCATAAGTATCTGTTATCTAgtttttattgtatatattccagtagacttgaaataagacaaaactaaattacaaataacttttcagcaagatacaatTAGTTAATATAGATGAAAAAGTACCAATTCCACAAGAGGATTATTTCATTATAAGAAAAGTATCttaatataaatgaaataatctgccaatcgAACTAGCACttttattaatcaatattaaaggaaTTAGATATACTTTGCTCAAACATGAGATTTgccttatttaaagtgtactcggatatttccactagaaactagaccaaacttacttggtatgattttgtgtttttgcagtgtaatcaAGCTTACAGCCAACATCCAGATCCTCCTGAAGCCTCAAAATGAATGCATCAGGCCTTCAGAAACACTGTGCTGTTTGTCACAGAGTTGGTTCCAAACCAGAACCGCAGACAACACTGCAGAATTGGATAAAGATGAAAGATAAGATGGAGAATGCTAGGACAAAGGGAAGACATCAAGTATTTTTCAGCTTCTCGAAGGAAAAACCTTCTTTCCTGCCTGTAACAGATGATCTGGGTTCACCTTTAACATACACAATTTAGGGCTCGCCTTTTGGCAGTTTGTTGGTCTACTGCACAGCAGAAAACTGAATAACTCGAGgtataattaaatattttaactggtTTTGGATGACTGTATACGAGCGGGTTTTCTTTTAGGATaaacatgtaataaaatatCTGTGTAACTGCTAAGTTAGTTTGGCATTAAATGATTCAATATTGCAATATAATGGATCCAAtcacagcaaaaacataaaatcttaccaagtatttttggtctagcttttggtgcaaatatcttggaacacttgaaataagacaaaactaagttataagtaacttttcagcaacacatagtggcttgttttaagtcaataattcctttttattgatgaaaaagttcaagttccACTGGCAAGGCGTACTAaagccgttacctagcaaccttaGTCAAACCCAgcccgttacttagcaaccggttttagttccactggcagattatttcacttacaaaaggatatttttcccatgttaaaagtaaaataatctgccagtgaaacttgtatttttcatcaatattaaacaaGTTCCTAAATcttttttaagagtttgttttgttttgtttcaagcGTACTAAGCgatttacaaaaaaaccaacctaaaccaaaactaaaactgcctggtactacttggtaagatttagtgtttttgcggTGATGACGTATCTGAATTTCATGTTTATATCTGAATTCCATGTTTAATATGATGAAATCCCCTCTAAACACTAAAAACGAAGCTCACATTAGAAGGAATCACTGCAGTGTCTCGATAATCGTTCAGTTATGGTCACATGAGGTCAGCTAACTTTGGGATCCACTAAAGTAAACGACAAAACAGAACAtaatatatgtttaaaaaataaaacaaatggatCTGATGGGATAGTTACTGGCCTTTAAAAAGAGGAGATACTtacagagtattagggccaggctgagaaaaaaaaaacattaatagaaATTTCAATTACGaatataaagtcataatataaggagaataaagtcaaaataacacAAGTATAAAGTTGAAAGAAAAGGAtatagtcataaaattacaagatcAAAGTCATAATGGTCCAAGAATGAAGTTATACAACAAGAattaagtcaaaataatacaagaataaagtcctATATGAGAACAAttcatattattacaagtaaatcaaaataaaacgaGGATAAATTCTAaatcatgagaataaagtcagaatattaccACAATAAaatggtaatattatgactttaaacttttatttcaactttatgtAATGTAAAATCTATTCttgtacgactttattctcatattattttgtctttattccttattatttcaatttttatataattttgactttattctcatcatATGAGTTTAATCTTATAATATGactattattgtattatttcagctttattcacataatgttatgactttaatctcgtgattttatatttttttatttcctagCGTGGCTCCGATTCTCCGATGTTCCATCTTGAATTAGGCCAAACTGAAGGTCTAAGTTTCCTTTGTGTCACATTTCGAACAGGGAAGCAGATTGTAGTTCTATCGGGAACAGAAACGTTTGTCTCCGTGCCGAAGCATTCCCACATTTCCTCACATTGAACTTCGCAGACGGATGACAACGTAAAGCAAACACGACATGAAGGTCCATGTCAGCTCATGCATCTTTTCCCTTTCTGTTGGATCGCATCGAAGCGACGGTCAGCTGATCTGTTAGCATCTGGGGTTTGAAATGAAGCAGAGCTGAACTTTCCTGGTCGGTCCGTCTCTCAGTAAGGAATCCATCTTGACTCGGATGCTCTGTACTTCCTGTGGTGAGTCAGCTCCTTCCCTCTGTCTCAGTTAAATGAGTCCAATCAGCCGCTTCCTGTTACGATGCGTCTCCTCCTGCGTTAGGAGCTGACCTGCGTCGCCTCGCCGCCCGTCTCTACCAGCGTCACCTGACCTTCCTCCCCTTCCATGATGATTCCCCCTTCCTGCAGCACCACcatctctccttcctcctccactaCGCCGGCGGCgccctcctcctcatcctccccCCCCACCACCTCCTCCGGGCTGGCGGCGTTGGCGCCGGCCGCGGCGTTGCCGTTGCTGGTGTTGGCCTGACTCTGAGCCATGGCCTCCAGCTTCATGCGGTACTCCTCGGCTTCCTGCTCCTTACGGAGGAGCTGCTGCCGGTACTCCTGAGCCTTCCTGTTAGCTTCCTGCAGCtgtctctgcagcagctcctgaagaacgaagaagaagaaacctttacaatgaaaacagacaaaatagtGAACCGAACCGGTTCAGTGGGACAAGGCAACAGTGAACAGAACTTTTTAAATCCAGATGTAAGTTGGTAGTTTTGAAACATATACAGAAAATCCCATCAGTATCAGATCATccaaagtttattttctgtttcttttttaatttatccaCATTCAGCAGTCAGTCAGTTTTGGTGTTCCACATGGTACTGTACTTGGGCAAGTTTGATTTAGCCTTTAATATctccaaaattattttattcataacaGAAATACATTCATGTTCaatacatttgaattatttattgaacaTAATTTATGCAACACACATCCAGATGAATCTTGTTTATTAGATTAAGgaagttttcacacctgatagttcggtagactcggtttgattggggaccaaaatcacaacatttgttacattttcagctgctgtgtttctctttcacactgtATCAAACGatccaaattaatttaaaaaagctgttcccctcctctcctGTGGGGGCACTgtaccaagaactactgaaggaaacaacataagAACCTCCGAAGAAGACAAGAActcaactttcttcttcatgaaatgtagataaaaatggagtggtgtcagattttagcaattgtaggatttctcttttgtctttggcaaaagaccaggagccatttctgctgctagcgctagacgCTTGCAttagttttggttgtatttacccagaattccctgctttataataaaaaatctggAGGGACATTTTGActattgaattgaattaaatcaCCTCAAACAGACAGATGTGAGTGTAAATGTATTTTGCTTTGTAATAAcccttttttaaatgcaattcagCTACGTGAACAGGAACTACTCACAGTCTCTCCTGTGTCGTTGTGGTTGTTGGTCACCTCCAGCTTCCTCTTCCTGGAGGGCGGAGGCTGCGGCTCCTCTGTTACCACCTCCTCTGTCACCGTGTTGGCCGGCACTGCGagcactgacagaaaaaaaacaaactaataattATTGGCGCATAAACCGTCCTGCAGCCTCCAGCCCTCAGTCTGGGACTTACTCTGCTGTCCGTGCTGCATTGTGACGAAGAAGGGCTGGGACATCCCCCCTGTGGTCTGAAGGTTGCCATGTTGGTCCGTTACGATCGTGATGACCCGCTGACCGCTCTCATTCACCACTGTGGCATGCTGGATGTTGGAGTCCAGAGCACTGGCTGCCATCGCCTCCTCTGACTCTCCTGCagagcaaaaacatttcagagagaGAGATCGCTTCAACTGGAGACACTGACTTTACAGCCAgctgaaagaaatatttatacatcttaaactttaaatcaaaagtaCTCACAggttaagaaaatatttataaaaactaacatcaagcaaataaagtagcCTGATTTTTTCCCTGCACAAAATAGATTTTACTAGAgttattgtcattgcacaatTGTGCAATGAgtacatagaaaaaaatactgaaaaacacaaaatacaagtATTACTAGTAAtaatagataaataataaaataaacataaatctagacgaaatataaaataatatgttgcTATATATGAGGCATAGATCTAACAAGGATTTTGCaaatttctgcattaaaaatgtagttttcagtttcttttgaacttgattaaataaatttattaaaaacaggatttgtttcactttctttcaaacgtttgctatatttagccaggtttaataaattaaacaaaagcgGATTTGAGTTCAGTAAAAGTTTATAGTTCTATTAATTATAAGAGCTCGGTAATACAAAGACGAATACTTTGTGTCGTACTTTACATTTGgtattgtaagaaaattatgttgttaataattttataaaattaataaaaagtctccatctCCATCAGATCAACCATCTGTGCTGGACGggttcagatttgtatttttctgaacTGCAGTTGAGGGGGGCTGCACAAAATCAGCCCATGGGCCAGAAACGGCCCCCAGGCCGCACTTTGAGCACCCCTGATGTAAaccttttcacatgttttcatgttacaaTAACAAACTTGAGTCCTTAGACTCTAAACGCTTCAGTTCCTCATGCTCTCCAGGTCAGAGAGTATTTAAACGCCGTTGTACCAACATGAGGCTCATTTTAGTTTCTGTTCTCACCTGCGTTAGCCTTGTTCAGCAGCTCCGCCAGGTTCACCCCCTGGATGGCGGGTATTCCCTGGATTATAAACTGTGGCTGGTTGGTGGTGCTGGTCGTCTCCACATTCATGCTCACCTGGTTCATGTTAACCTGGTTCTGCATGCTCTCCTGTAAGCAAACACCAGCAAACACCTGACTAAGTGCGAACATGCCAGCTAATTAACTCCTACAGTGGATTAAACTATAGTTTTATAATTATTCTGTTGGTGTGGATATTAAATTGGCACTTTGATGTGGCGTCCTGTAGAAAGAGTAAATGTTTAAGATGATTTGCAGCTgcagtaataattaaaaacaacttaattcGGCAGAAAAAGGAGAAGCCGACTGGATGTTGCAGCTCCTCTCACCTGCAGCATCAGCATCAGCTCCGTGTTCTGGATGTCGGCTGCGATGTCGAATGGCGTCTTTTCGAATTTGCTGCGCGCGTGGACGTCGGCGCCGTGTTTGATGAGGGTGTCGCACACGCCGTGGTGTCCATGCTGCGCCGCCCAATGGAGAGCCGTCATCTTCAGCATGTCTTTGGCGTTGATGTCCGCACCGCTCTGAAAGCAGATTTACCAAAAacgattaaaaaaattaattcacatGAATTTATCTGGTCGTCTGCATTTAGAGCAAAAAGGTTTATAGTCgtttcacacaaacattcaTGTAATCAGTAAAAACTTTCGCTTTTTTTAACTACTtcataattatatattttttaagattttattgttCCTCTTGTCCCCCACTtcatattttctacttttaaagttttagtgGTTTTAATTGCGACtcttttattttagcttaatttCGTTTTAAGAAAGTTTCCTAATTGTTtataaacagtttgtttttaattgcttttctgtttataaactagctgttttattatttaaaaactagttgatttattgtttataaattGGTTCATCTATTGCTTATAAAGtagttatttttactctttataaaCCAGTTCTCTTTGTTTATAAACTAATTGTTTCTGTTGTATATAAACCAacaagttattttattgtttataaattagttttttttattgttcgtaaacagtctttatttttttacaagctgtttttattgtttataaactagttatttttattgtttattatttttaatatttcgcATTATCCTCTCCATCCACTGTTCTGTCTATATACATACATTAAATGTACTCtaagagtccaaaaacacaaTTCAGTCCAACTATTTTCTGCTCTTTGAATCTATCACGCTCCCTGGTGATGTCATAAAGGTAAAGAAAAGATGGCCGACTGAAACAAACTGTAACCAGTCAGCCCTGAAGTCCCACCCTGATCAGCAGCTCTACGATGACTGTGTGTCCCTCAGCGGCTGCCATATGCAGCGGGGTCCTGTCCACTTTGGTCCGGGCGTCTCTGCTGACGCCAGCTCTCAGCAGGACGTCGGCGGTGGAGTAGTGGCCGTGCTGGGCGGCCAGGTGGAGGGGCGACGTCCCCAGCtgtggaaaac from Xiphophorus maculatus strain JP 163 A chromosome 13, X_maculatus-5.0-male, whole genome shotgun sequence encodes:
- the gabpb2 gene encoding GA-binding protein subunit beta-2, giving the protein MSLVDLGKRLLEAARKGNDDEVRNLMANGAPFTTDWLGTSPLHLAAQHGHYSTADVLLRAGVSRDARTKVDRTPLHMAAAEGHTVIVELLIRSGADINAKDMLKMTALHWAAQHGHHGVCDTLIKHGADVHARSKFEKTPFDIAADIQNTELMLMLQESMQNQVNMNQVSMNVETTSTTNQPQFIIQGIPAIQGVNLAELLNKANAGESEEAMAASALDSNIQHATVVNESGQRVITIVTDQHGNLQTTGGMSQPFFVTMQHGQQMLAVPANTVTEEVVTEEPQPPPSRKRKLEVTNNHNDTGETELLQRQLQEANRKAQEYRQQLLRKEQEAEEYRMKLEAMAQSQANTSNGNAAAGANAASPEEVVGGEDEEEGAAGVVEEEGEMVVLQEGGIIMEGEEGQVTLVETGGEATQVSS